The Saprospiraceae bacterium genomic interval TCTGCATCAATCAAACCTGTAAAAAAGGTCTTGATGAAGGTAGGTTGCCAATCAGGTGGCATAAGCGAAGAAAACCTAATGTTAAAGAGCAGGTGCGGGGTGTATCATATTGATGGGGATGCTCCTGCGACTGTCCCTGGCAAAGGCTGGGACCTGGAGGATTCGCTTAGAAAAAAGGAAGCTTGTGAGAAGTATGGCATCAGCCTGGATGCTTATCACTGGCCATTAAGTTCCTCTGGTATAGATAAACAGGTATATCCCAATATCATGTTAGGCAAAAGTCCTGAAAGAGACCGGGAGATTGAAATCCTTCAACAAATGATCACCGTGGCTGCCAGGACCGGGATCAAAGTATTGAATTATAATACCACGATTTTAAAAGTAGAAAGGACCAGTCGTACTCGTGATTTAAAACGAGGAAATGCGGAGTACAGCACCTGGAACTACCAGGAAGCCCTAAAAAGCCCTGGCGGAAAAACAATCGCTGGTGATGTGGGGATAGAAGAGATATTCGACAGGATATCCTATATGCTTGAGCGTGTCCTACCGGTAGCAGAAGAATACAAAGTCAAACTGGCCAATCATATCGCAGACCCTCCCATACCCCATGCTTACAAAGGTATCATGCGATGGAATAGCCCGGATGTGTTTAAAGGTATTAAGCGATTTGCCCAATTGAGTAACAGCCCTTATCATGGGTTTAATTTTTGTATCGGATCCATCGCTGAAGGGCTTAATGATCCTGCTGTAGAGATATTACCGATCATTAAGTGGGTAGGTGATCGCAACCAAATATTTAATGTGCATCTGCGCAATATCAAAGGCGGATACAATAATTTCCAGGAAGTATATCCTGATAATGGTGTGCTCAATTATATCAAATGTATCAGAGCCTTGCGCGATGTCGGATATGATGGTATGGTGATGCCGGATCATGTGCCCTACCATAGCGACCCAAATGCCAACAGCCAATCCTTTGCTTTTTGCTATGGCTATATCAAAGCGATCATACAGGCTGTGAGTGAAGAAAGTGTCTGACCTTGCAACATGGTATTTGAATGATTGGTCAAACAAATTCGCAATTGAAAAATGAAAATTTTTTAACTACGTTAACCAATTGGAGATTCATTTTTCCTTCAATGGCAGATGTGGAGATGAATTGTAGAATTTTAGGATAAAATGTAACCTGCTTTCTTTAAAAATGGAGATCAGCAGTCTCTCTTTGTAATAGTTCAGTGATTAATGCCTGATGAAAGTTTTATATTTGGAAAAACTTATCGCATTAAACTAACAGAACATGATCCCAGTAGTCAATAGTCCTATAATAAAGGATATCCATATTACGCCAATAGCCACGGTAGACCCACCTTTATTGAACTCAGCAGGCGTGCATGCTCCTTATGCTTTGAGAACCGTACTGGAGATCATCACCCACGATGGCATCACCGGCATCAGCGAAATACCCGGCAACAGAGATATCGACCTGGCCTTAGCAGAAGCAAGAAATATTTTGATCGGAGAAGAGGTATTCAATCTCAATAAAATCAAACAGATCCTTACTCAAAAATTTGGGGTAGAATCGACATTGGATAGAGGCCTGGCCCCATGGGATCAGCGAAAACTTGTCCATATATTCAGTGCTGTAGAGGTAGCCTGCATGGATATCATCGGTAAAGTTTGTGAGATGCCAGTGGTGGATCTTTTAGGTGGTAAAATGAGGGAGGCGGTGCCGTTTGCAGCTTATTTATTTTATAAGTACGAAGGAGCAGGCGGTGAGTTGGGCAATAGTACAGATCCAACAGCAACCGGCTGGGACGCTGCGCGTCAAAAAAGCGCCTTGAATCCTTCAGAAGTGGTCGCACAGGCTATAGCGATGTGTAAAGAATTTGGTTTTACATCCATTAAGCTTAAGGGTGGTGCCTTTTCACCGCGGGAAGAAACGGATGCTATGCTGGCTTTATTTCAGGCATTTGGTCCGGAAGTCCCATTGCGTTTTGATCCCAATGCCATTTGGAAACTGGAGACTGCCATTCAATACGGACATGAGATGGAGGGTGTATTAGAATATTTTGAAGATCCGGTAAGAGGCCAGGATAATATGGCTGCTTTGCGCAAGATTTTGAAAATGCCTCTGGCTACCAATATGTGTACTACTTCCTTTGAAGATATTCCGGGAAGTATACGATTGGGTTCGGAAGATATTATATTGAGTGATCACCATTTTTGGGGCGGACTGAGAGCTTCGATGACACTATCGGGTATATGTGATACTTTCGGTAGAGACTTGTCCATGCATTCCAATAGTCATATGGGGATATCGATGGCGGCGATGGTCCACCTGGGGGCTGCATTGCCGCGTATGCCTTATGCGCTCGACACGCACTATCCCTGGCAGTCAGAGGAAATCATTATGGGTGGTCGATTTAAGTTTGAACAAGGTGCCGTCGCTGTGCCTCAAGGGCCGGGCTTAGGCATCGAACTGGACAAAAAAGCGTTGGAAAGATTACATCAAAATTATCTCCGCTGCGGGCTCACCAAACGAGACGATGAGGTTGAAATGCGGAAATTAAATCCTGATTGGAGGTTTATGGCGGTGAGGTGGTAGCTTGGGCAAATAGGCAAATAGGCATCCCGAAACTTCGGGAGGCAATAAACAATAAGCAATAGGCAAATAGGAAATATGCTATAGATTTGAGCACAGGGCAAATAAATTCGCGTTGTGACGCAAAGTCGCGAAGTCGTGAGGAAAAGATTTTGAATGCATGAGGATTTGAGCGTGGTGCGGAAAGAACCTTGCAAGTTTGTCCGCTGGGTAGCATTTGAAAAGGTACAATCAGCTAACTTACCAATGCATTTCCATTTTCAATGATCAGCTTCAAAGCAGCTACTTCTTGTTCAGAGGGCATCACCAACGGGGCTCTTACTGCTCCTGCAGATCGGCCTATGATGGTGGCTCCAGCTTTGATCAGGCTTACGGCATAACCACTTTTCTTTGAGCGTAATCGTACGAGGGGTA includes:
- a CDS encoding mannonate dehydratase, which produces MKRINFLRTLAAGGFGTSVFNPSASASIKPVKKVLMKVGCQSGGISEENLMLKSRCGVYHIDGDAPATVPGKGWDLEDSLRKKEACEKYGISLDAYHWPLSSSGIDKQVYPNIMLGKSPERDREIEILQQMITVAARTGIKVLNYNTTILKVERTSRTRDLKRGNAEYSTWNYQEALKSPGGKTIAGDVGIEEIFDRISYMLERVLPVAEEYKVKLANHIADPPIPHAYKGIMRWNSPDVFKGIKRFAQLSNSPYHGFNFCIGSIAEGLNDPAVEILPIIKWVGDRNQIFNVHLRNIKGGYNNFQEVYPDNGVLNYIKCIRALRDVGYDGMVMPDHVPYHSDPNANSQSFAFCYGYIKAIIQAVSEESV
- a CDS encoding glucarate dehydratase translates to MIPVVNSPIIKDIHITPIATVDPPLLNSAGVHAPYALRTVLEIITHDGITGISEIPGNRDIDLALAEARNILIGEEVFNLNKIKQILTQKFGVESTLDRGLAPWDQRKLVHIFSAVEVACMDIIGKVCEMPVVDLLGGKMREAVPFAAYLFYKYEGAGGELGNSTDPTATGWDAARQKSALNPSEVVAQAIAMCKEFGFTSIKLKGGAFSPREETDAMLALFQAFGPEVPLRFDPNAIWKLETAIQYGHEMEGVLEYFEDPVRGQDNMAALRKILKMPLATNMCTTSFEDIPGSIRLGSEDIILSDHHFWGGLRASMTLSGICDTFGRDLSMHSNSHMGISMAAMVHLGAALPRMPYALDTHYPWQSEEIIMGGRFKFEQGAVAVPQGPGLGIELDKKALERLHQNYLRCGLTKRDDEVEMRKLNPDWRFMAVRW